In Citrus sinensis cultivar Valencia sweet orange chromosome 2, DVS_A1.0, whole genome shotgun sequence, a single genomic region encodes these proteins:
- the LOC102620681 gene encoding receptor-like protein 6 isoform X1: protein MGLSLRFFTSMHLVSSLLIFHLAIAHFTSSMQPHTLCHDQDRSALLKFIESLTINRYASRNPLSYPKVASWNQDEQNSDCCSWDGIKCDEDTGHVISLNLSSSWLYGSINSSSSLFQLVHLEWLALADNHFNFSVIPSEIVNLSRLTRLSLSGSFFAGQIPAELLELSRLEVLDLSSNDHHLKLQSPGLANLAEKLTNLKRLNLTDVNISSAVPPTFANLSSLISLSLSESFLHGEIPTEIFQLPNLRLLELAYNSNLTGHLPEFQKNNSLELLNVAFSGFSGKIPNSIDNLKSLSHLYLPRCYFSGKIPPSLGNLTKLAHLFLWGNGFSGELPTSIGNLASLEILAISSCNFSGEVPASSIRNLTQLTALIIGKNNFSSLSSRSLSWIADLKKLTILDLESSKLVGEVPPALMNLTQLTQLSLAFNHQLTGPIPYWLMNLNKLSLLSFRGSKLSGHIPIEISNLTQLQILYFAANQLEGSIPSSFFELKNLVELELAGNNLSGILDINKFLFNMKSLEVLVLSSNKLSLLTDTTVNTYPKNFSVIGLRSCNLSEFPHFLYNQKLLDSLNLSSNRIAGQVPGWFLNNVSVDGFDYLNLSHNLLTGFGQVLPWAYMITLDLSFNKLRGPLPIPVPAFTSSYLVSNNQLTGEIPPSICSLNRLYALDLSHNNLSGMLPGCLGNSSVQLLVLKLQGNKFHGFIPETFSKGTNLRMIDFNGNLLQGRVPKSLANCVKLKFLNLGDNQITDFFPSWLGTLPELEICR, encoded by the exons ATGGGGTTGTCATTACGTTTCTTCACCTCTATGCACTTAGTTTCTTCCTTGTTAATATTTCACCTTGCAATTGCTCACTTCACTTCTTCCATGCAGCCACACACACTCTGCCATGATCAAGATCGTTCTGCCCTGTTGAAATTCATCGAAAGCCTTACCATTAATAGGTATGCTTCTAGAAATCCTTTGTCTTATCCCAAGGTTGCATCCTGGAATCAGGATGAACAAAATAGTGACTGCTGCTCTTGGGATGGCATAAAATGCGATGAGGACACTGGTCATGTGATCAGCCTTAACCTCAGTAGCAGTTGGCTCTATGGCTCCATCAACTCTAGCAGCAGTCTCTTTCAGCTTGTTCATCTTGAATGGCTTGCTCTCGCAGATAaccattttaatttctctgtAATCCCCTCTGAAATCGTCAACCTTTCGAGGCTGACACGTCTATCTCTCTCTGGTTCTTTTTTTGCTGGTCAAATACCTGCAGAATTGCTAGAACTCTCGAGGTTGGAGGTTCTTGATCTATCATCAAATGACCATCATCTGAAACTCCAAAGTCCTGGTCTAGCAAATCTAGCTGAAAAGTTAACCAACCTCAAACGACTTAACCTTACCGATGTCAATATTTCTTCTGCAGTTCCTCCTACATTCGCAAATTTGtcttctttaatttccttATCTCTAAGTGAATCCTTTTTGCACGGTGAAATCCCTACAGAGATTTTTCAATTGCCCAACCTTCGATTACTTGAGCTCGCGTACAATTCAAATCTCACAGGACATCTACCAGAATTTCAGAAAAACAATTCCCTTGAGCTTTTGAATGTTGCATTCTCGGGATTTTCTGGTAAGATTCCGAATTCAATAGACAATCTTAAATCATTATCTCACTTGTATTTGCCACGCTGCTACTTTTCTGGAAAAATCCCCCCTTCACTTGGTAATCTTACCAAGCTCGCTCATTTGTTCCTTTGGGGTAATGGATTTTCGGGAGAGTTGCCTACTTCCATTGGAAATCTAGCTTCTTTGGAAATTCTAGCTATCAGTTCATGCAATTTCTCAGGTGAAGTTCCAGCTTCGTCAATTCGTAATCTAACCCAGCTTACTGCTTTAATAAttgggaaaaataatttttcatccCTAAGTTCTCGTTCATTGTCTTGGATCGCTGATCTAAAGAAACTCACTATTTTAGACCTTGAATCCAGCAAATTAGTTGGTGAGGTCCCTCCTGCGCTCATGAACCTAACACAACTTACTCAGTTATCTCTAGCTTTTAATCACCAATTAACTGGTCCGATTCCATATTGGCTGATGAACCTGAACAAACTATCCCTTCTCAGCTTCAGAGGTAGCAAATTGAGTGGCCATATCCCCATTGAAATTTCGAACCTAACCCAATTGCAGATACTGTATTTTGCAGCGAATCAGTTGGAAGGTTCTATTCCTAGCTCGTTCTTCGAGCTCAAGAATCTTGTGGAGCTTGAACTCGCCGGCAACAATTTGAGTGGAATTTTGGATATAAACAAGTTCCTATTTAACATGAAAAGTTTAGAAGTGTTAGTTCTCTCGTCAAACAAATTGTCACTGCTCACCGATACCACTGTGAATACCTATCCCAAGAACTTCAGTGTTATAGGATTACGTTCATGCAACCTTAGTGAGTTCCCACATTTTCTGTACAACCAAAAACTCCTGGATTCCTTGAATCTTTCGTCCAACAGGATAGCTGGTCAGGTGCCTGGATGGTTTTTAAACAACGTAAGCGTAGACggttttgattatttaaacCTTTCTCACAATCTATTGACAGGCTTCGGGCAGGTTCTTCCATGGGCTTATATGATTACTTTAGACCTCAGTTTTAACAAGCTGCGAGGACCACTCCCAATTCCAGTACCAGCGTTCACCTCATCCTATCTAGTTTCAAACAATCAGCTGACGGGGGAAATTCCACCATCAATTTGCAGTTTGAATCGTCTTTATGCACTTGATCTGTCTCACAATAACTTAAGTGGCATGCTTCCAGGATGTTTGGGAAATTCCAGTGTTCAGCTTTTGGTATTAAAACTGCAAGGTAACAAGTTCCACGGATTCATTCCTGAAACCTTCAGCAAAGGAACAAATCTGAGGATGATTGATTTCAACGGCAACTTACTGCAAGGGAGAGTGCCCAAATCGCTAGCCAATTGCGTAAAGCTCAAATTTCTTAATCTTGGGGATAATCAAATCACGGACTTCTTTCCTTCTTGGTTAGGAACTCTTCCAGAGTTAGAG ATTTGCAGGTAA
- the LOC102620681 gene encoding receptor-like protein 43 isoform X2 yields MGLSLRFFTSMHLVSSLLIFHLAIAHFTSSMQPHTLCHDQDRSALLKFIESLTINRYASRNPLSYPKVASWNQDEQNSDCCSWDGIKCDEDTGHVISLNLSSSWLYGSINSSSSLFQLVHLEWLALADNHFNFSVIPSEIVNLSRLTRLSLSGSFFAGQIPAELLELSRLEVLDLSSNDHHLKLQSPGLANLAEKLTNLKRLNLTDVNISSAVPPTFANLSSLISLSLSESFLHGEIPTEIFQLPNLRLLELAYNSNLTGHLPEFQKNNSLELLNVAFSGFSGFGQVLPWAYMITLDLSFNKLRGPLPIPVPAFTSSYLVSNNQLTGEIPPSICSLNRLYALDLSHNNLSGMLPGCLGNSSVQLLVLKLQGNKFHGFIPETFSKGTNLRMIDFNGNLLQGRVPKSLANCVKLKFLNLGDNQITDFFPSWLGTLPELEVLILKSNNFHGVIEEPKACFEFVKLRIIDLSHNRFAGNLPSKHFECWNAMKDVNANNLTYLQDRLLGPVSYPALTYYGFSYDSLTLSNKGTELEYEKLSNLITAIILSNNSFVGKIPTSIANLKGLRTLNLSNNNLQGHIPPTLGNLIVIESLDLSNNKLSGQIPQQLGELTTLEVFDVSDNLLTGPIPQGKQFNTFGKGSFDGNPGLCGQPLSKKCDNSATPPPEEDPRSESLFAFGWKTVLIGYASGTVIGVVLGHIFSTRKYEWLAKTFRLRPKTNGRRRRVGRHRQRM; encoded by the exons ATGGGGTTGTCATTACGTTTCTTCACCTCTATGCACTTAGTTTCTTCCTTGTTAATATTTCACCTTGCAATTGCTCACTTCACTTCTTCCATGCAGCCACACACACTCTGCCATGATCAAGATCGTTCTGCCCTGTTGAAATTCATCGAAAGCCTTACCATTAATAGGTATGCTTCTAGAAATCCTTTGTCTTATCCCAAGGTTGCATCCTGGAATCAGGATGAACAAAATAGTGACTGCTGCTCTTGGGATGGCATAAAATGCGATGAGGACACTGGTCATGTGATCAGCCTTAACCTCAGTAGCAGTTGGCTCTATGGCTCCATCAACTCTAGCAGCAGTCTCTTTCAGCTTGTTCATCTTGAATGGCTTGCTCTCGCAGATAaccattttaatttctctgtAATCCCCTCTGAAATCGTCAACCTTTCGAGGCTGACACGTCTATCTCTCTCTGGTTCTTTTTTTGCTGGTCAAATACCTGCAGAATTGCTAGAACTCTCGAGGTTGGAGGTTCTTGATCTATCATCAAATGACCATCATCTGAAACTCCAAAGTCCTGGTCTAGCAAATCTAGCTGAAAAGTTAACCAACCTCAAACGACTTAACCTTACCGATGTCAATATTTCTTCTGCAGTTCCTCCTACATTCGCAAATTTGtcttctttaatttccttATCTCTAAGTGAATCCTTTTTGCACGGTGAAATCCCTACAGAGATTTTTCAATTGCCCAACCTTCGATTACTTGAGCTCGCGTACAATTCAAATCTCACAGGACATCTACCAGAATTTCAGAAAAACAATTCCCTTGAGCTTTTGAATGTTGCATTCTCGGGATTTTCTG GCTTCGGGCAGGTTCTTCCATGGGCTTATATGATTACTTTAGACCTCAGTTTTAACAAGCTGCGAGGACCACTCCCAATTCCAGTACCAGCGTTCACCTCATCCTATCTAGTTTCAAACAATCAGCTGACGGGGGAAATTCCACCATCAATTTGCAGTTTGAATCGTCTTTATGCACTTGATCTGTCTCACAATAACTTAAGTGGCATGCTTCCAGGATGTTTGGGAAATTCCAGTGTTCAGCTTTTGGTATTAAAACTGCAAGGTAACAAGTTCCACGGATTCATTCCTGAAACCTTCAGCAAAGGAACAAATCTGAGGATGATTGATTTCAACGGCAACTTACTGCAAGGGAGAGTGCCCAAATCGCTAGCCAATTGCGTAAAGCTCAAATTTCTTAATCTTGGGGATAATCAAATCACGGACTTCTTTCCTTCTTGGTTAGGAACTCTTCCAGAGTTAGAGGTGCTCATCTTGAAATCCAACAACTTTCATGGAGTAATAGAGGAGCCCAAAGCATGTTTTGAGTTTGTTAAGTTGCGTATCATTGATCTCTCCCATAACAGATTTGCAGGTAATCTCCCTTCAAAGCACTTCGAGTGTTGGAATGCCATGAAAGATGTCAATGCAAATAACCTAACATATTTGCAAGATCGTCTGCTGGGACCCGTCAGTTATCCTGCGCTTACTTATTATGGGTTTTCTTATGACTCGCTAACATTGAGTAACAAAGGCACAGAGTTGGAATATGAGAAGCTCTCAAATCTGATCACAGCAATTATTCTCTCCAACAACAGTTTTGTAGGAAAGATTCCAACATCAATTGCTAATTTGAAGGGGCTTCGGACTCTCAACCTTTCCAACAACAATCTCCAAGGTCATATTCCACCAACTTTGGGTAACCTAATTGTGATCGAGTCATTGGACCTCTCCAATAACAAGCTCTCTGGACAAATTCCTCAACAACTTGGAGAGTTGACGACACTTGAAGTCTTTGATGTATCCGATAACCTGCTCACAGGGCCAATACCACAAGGGAAACAATTCAACACATTTGGGAAGGGTTCATTTGATGGAAATCCAGGATTGTGTGGACAACCTTTGTCAAAAAAATGTGACAACTCTGCGACTCCACCACCAGAAGAAGACCCACGCTCAGAATCTCTATTTGCATTTGGCTGGAAGACAGTTCTGATCGGATATGCAAGTGGGACAGTAATCGGAGTGGTACTCGGGCACATCTTCAGCACAAGAAAGTATGAATGGCTTGCCAAGACCTTTCGACTGCGACCGAAAACTAATGGGAGGAGGAGGAGAGTCGGCAGACACAGGCAACGGATgtaa
- the LOC127900325 gene encoding receptor-like protein 6 produces MGLFSFSFTLMHILLLLSMFQHTLTGLQPLCQDDERSALLQFKQSLTVVQCSFDDYPSAYPKVASWSQEEENSDCCLWDGIKCNEDTGHVIRLDLTSSCLYGSINSSSSLFQLVHLEWLVLSNNHFNFSEIPSEIKNLSRLTALSLSNSSFSGQIPVELLELSKLESLDLSFNNFHLKLQNPSLANLADKLANLKVLHLGQVNIASTVPHALANLSSLFFLSLTDCLLQGEFPAEIFQLPELAFLTLTYNHYLTGYLPEFHNSSVLVDLRLSNTRFSGKIPDSIENLESLYSLGIRGCSFSGKLPLSLGNLTKLNHLYLSGNDFSGELPASLGKLSSLKTLEIILCNFSGKVPDSLGNLTQLNSLTISVTNFSEQNSYSLSWIPKLNQLTYLDLSGSKITGEILCLLSNLTQLTQINLAHNQLTGPIPFCFMNLNKLSTLYLHNNQLTGHIPVEVRKLTQLQILRLAENQLEGSVPNSIFELRNLQAFDLSYNNLSGIVDLNMFLLNLKSLTSLVLSSNKFSLLTETNVSTNLPKFTVIGFRSCNISEFPYFLHNQDELASLDLSSNKIAGQVPQWLLNVSTKSLEYLNFSDNLLSGFGQDLFVLPWSKMNTLDLGFNKLQGPLPVPSSVSIYSYIVSNNQLTGEIPIQICSLNGLHALDLSYNNLSGMLPECLGNFSVELSALKLQANNFYGIIPKTFMNGTNLMMIDFSDNSLQGRVPKSLANCVKLKFLNLGDNQITDVFPSWLGTLPELEVLILKFNNFHGEIEEPQTGFEFPKLRIIDLSHNRFTGNLPSKHFHCWNAMKDIKASKLTYLQVELMPYDVLGFTYYGYADYSLIMSNKGIEIEYPKLSNLITAIILSDNNFVGEIPASIASLKGLRTLNLSNNNLRGYIPLNLSNLTVMESLDLSSNKLTGQIPQQLVELTSLAFFDVSHNHLRGAIPQGTQFSTFTNDWFAGNPGLCGEPLSRKCGNSEASPAEDDLPSESVLAFGWKIVLAGYASGTIIGVALGHIFCTRKYEWLIKTFRLHPESSGWRRRHTHIM; encoded by the coding sequence atggggttattctcattttccttCACTTTAATGCACATACTTCTTCTGCTCTCAATGTTTCAGCACACGCTTACTGGCTTGCAGCCACTCTGCCAGGATGACGAGCGTTCTGCCTTGCTGCAATTCAAGCAAAGCCTTACTGTCGTTCAGTgttcttttgatgattatcCTTCAGCTTATCCCAAGGTTGCATCATGGAGCcaggaagaagaaaatagcGACTGCTGCTTATGGGACGGCATCAAATGCAACGAAGACACTGGTCATGTGATCAGGCTTGATCTCACAAGCAGTTGCCTCTATGGTTCTATCAACTCTAGCAGCAGCCTCTTTCAACTTGTCCATCTGGAATGGCTTGTTCTGTCCAATAACCACTTCAATTTTTCTGAAATTCCTTCAGAAATCAAGAATCTGTCAAGACTAACAGCTCTATCTCTCTctaattcttcattttctggTCAAATACCAGTAGAGTTGCTGGAGCTCTCCAAGTTGGAGAGTCTTGATctatcatttaataattttcatttgaagCTCCAAAACCCGAGTCTAGCAAATCTAGCTGACAAGTTAGCCAACCTGAAAGTACTTCACCTTGGACAAGTCAATATTGCTTCTACAGTTCCTCATGCATTGGCAAATCTAtcatctttgtttttcttatctcTCACTGATTGCCTATTGCAAGGTGAATTCCCTGCAGAGATTTTCCAGTTACCCGAACTTGCATTTCTCACTCTGACGTACAATCACTATCTCACCGGGTATTTGCCAGAATTTCATAATAGCAGTGTCCTTGTAGATTTGAGACTTTCAAATACAAGATTTTCAGGTAAGATTCCAGATTCAATAGAAAATCTTGAATCCTTATATTCCTTGGGTATTAGAGGTTGCTCATTTTCAGGGAAACTTCCTCTTTCACTTGGTAATCTTACTAAACTCAACCATCTATACCTTTCTGGTAATGATTTTTCGGGCGAGTTGCCTGCTTCCTTGGGAAAACTTTCTTCTTTGAAAACGCTAGAGATCATTTTATGCAACTTCTCTGGCAAAGTTCCGGATTCACTTGGTAACCTTACACAGCTGAATTCTTTAACAATTTCTGTGACAAATTTTTCTGAACAAAACTCTTATTCGTTGTCTTGGATCCCCAAACTTAACCAACTCACTTATTTGGACCTTTCAGGGAGCAAAATAACTGGTGAGATCTTATGTCTGCTCTCGAATCTAACACAGCTTACTCAAATAAATTTGGCTCATAACCAATTAACTGGTCCAATCCCCTTTTGCTTTATGAACCTGAACAAATTATCAACTCTGTACTTACATAATAATCAACTGACTGGCCATATTCCAGTTGAAGTTAGAAAGCTAACACAATTGCAGATTCTGCGTTTGGCGGAGAATCAATTGGAAGGCTCTGTTCCTAACTCTATCTTTGAGCTAAGGAATCTTCAAGCGTTTGACCTTTCCTACAACAATTTGAGTGGCATAGTGGATCTAAACATGTTCCTTCTTAACTTGAAATCTTTAACATCATTAGTTCTCTCGTCAAACAAGTTTTCATTGCTCACTGAAACCAATGTCAGTACTAATTTGCCAAAGTTCACTGTAATAGGATTCAGGTCATGCAACATTAGCGAGTTCCCATATTTTTTGCACAACCAAGATGAATTAGCTTCTCTGGATCTTTCCTCCAACAAGATAGCTGGCCAAGTACCCCAATGGTTGTTAAATGTTAGCACAAAGAGTTTGGAATATTTGAACTTTTCTGACAACCTATTGTCGGGATTCGGACAGGATCTCTTTGTTCTTCCATGGTCTAAAATGAATACTTTAGACCTTGGGTTTAATAAGCTCCAAGGACCGCTCCCAGTTCCGTCATCAGTGTCAATCTATTCCTATATAGTTTCAAACAATCAGTTGACAGGGGAAATTCCAATCCAAATATGCAGTTTGAATGGTCTTCACGCTCTTGATTTGTCTTACAACAACTTAAGTGGCATGCTCCCAGAATGTTTGGGTAATTTCAGTGTTGAGTTGTCAGCACTAAAACTGCAAGCTAACAACTTTTATGGAATCATCCCTAAAACCTTCATGAACGGAACAAATCTGATGATGATTGATTTTAGCGACAATTCATTGCAAGGAAGAGTACCTAAATCTCTAGCCAATTGTGTGAAGCTAAAATTTCTTAATCTTGGGGATAACCAAATCACCGATGTCTTCCCTTCTTGGTTGGGAACTCTTCCAGAGCTAGAGGTTctcattttgaaattcaacaaCTTTCATGGAGAAATAGAGGAACCTCAAACAGGTTTTGAGTTTCCCAAGCTGCGCATCATCGATCTCTCTCACAACAGGTTTACAGGTAATCTTCCGTCAAAGCACTTCCACTGTTGGAATGCCATGAAGGATATCAAAGCAAGTAAGCTAACATATTTGCAGGTTGAACTCATGCCGTATGATGTACTTGGGTTTACCTACTATGGTTATGCTGATTACTCACTAATAATGAGTAACAAAGGCATAGAGATAGAATATCCCAAGCTGTCAAATTTGATCACAGCAATTATTCTCTCCGACAACAATTTTGTTGGAGAGATTCCAGCATCAATCGCCAGTTTAAAGGGGCTTCGGACTCTTAACCTTTCCAACAACAATCTCCGAGGGTACATTCCATTAAATTTGAGTAACCTAACGGTCATGGAGTCATTAGACCTCTCTAGTAACAAGCTCACAGGACAAATTCCTCAGCAACTAGTAGAGCTCACATCCCTTGCATTCTTTGATGTGTCACACAACCATCTTAGGGGAGCAATACCACAAGGGACGCAGTTCAGCACATTCACAAATGATTGGTTTGCTGGAAATCCAGGATTGTGTGGAGAACCTTTGTCTAGAAAATGCGGAAACTCTGAGGCCTCACCAGCAGAAGATGATCTACCCTCAGAATCTGTACTCGCATTTGGCTGGAAGATAGTTCTAGCAGGGTATGCAAGTGGGACAATAATAGGAGTAGCACTTGGGCACATCTTCTGCACAAGAAAGTATGAATGGCTTATAAAGACTTTTCGACTGCACCCGGAAAGTAGTGGATGGAGGAGGAGACATACGcacataatgtaa
- the LOC102620121 gene encoding uncharacterized protein LOC102620121, with amino-acid sequence MEYIKAMNHHQPILSKFSHKSFFIKMATKFLLPVSIFSIVVSYSSLISAALKLFSGYSIDKNYMFLLCNGILVFIVKNSGVINKSPEEKETDLVNAKNAIKEKQSEQQVVKLSEEKVDMEVAEAQPEKRSCVVVADENVVPVAQVDGDEEEAQEQECEILITDEDREGGIGLLTTEELNKKCDEFIRKMKEGIKFEAQQLIMV; translated from the coding sequence ATGGAATATATCAAGGCAATGAATCATCATCAACCAATTTTGAGCAAATTTAGTCACAAATCTTTCTTTATCAAGATGGCAACCAAGTTCTTGCTCCCAGTTTCAATCTTTTCCATCGTTGTTTCATACTCTTCACTGATTTCTGCTGCTCTCAAATTATTCAGTGGCTATAGCATTGACAAGAACTATATGTTCTTGCTTTGCAATGGAATTTTAGTTTTCATTGTCAAGAACTCTGGTGTCATCAACAAATCACCAGAGGAGAAGGAGACTGATCTTGTTAATGCCAAAAATGCCATCAAGGAAAAACAGAGTGAGCAGCAAGTAGTCAAATTATCAGAGGAAAAAGTTGACATGGAAGTTGCAGAAGCACAACCAGAAAAACGGTCTTGTGTTGTGGTAGCTGACGAAAATGTTGTCCCAGTTGCACAAGTTGAtggtgatgaagaagaagcacAAGAACAAGAGTGTGAGATACTGATCACTGACGAAGATCGAGAAGGAGGAATTGGGTTGCTCACCACAGAGGAATTAAACAAGAAATGTGATGAATTTATCAGAAAGATGAAAGAAGGTATCAAATTTGAAGCTCAACAGCTGATCATGGTGTAA
- the LOC102620403 gene encoding glucose-6-phosphate 1-dehydrogenase, chloroplastic-like, with product MATAHLSPCSSSSKHYKTQLFSDFIVVPRKSCFSTWVSQVQSRIHARKHFQLKSSNGHPLNAVSLQDSLAGKPLANDHSEPQEIEASVTASSEKVGSTLSITVVGASGDLAKKKIFPALFALYYEDCLPEDFTVFGYARTKLTDEELRNMISKTLTCRIDKKENCEDKMDQFLKRCFYHSGLYSSEEHFAELDSRLKEKEAGKLSNRLFYLSIPPNIFVDVAKCASLRASSATGWTRVIVEKPFGRDSESSGELTRSLKQYLREDQIFRIDHYLGKELVENLSVLRFSNLVFEPLWSRNYIRNVQFIFSEDFGTEGRGGYFDNYGIIRDIMQNHLLQILALFAMETPVSLDAEDIRNEKVKVLRSMQPLLLENVIVGQYKGHNKGSKSYPAYTDDPTVPKGSLTPTFAAAALFINNARWDGVPFLMKAGKALHTKRAEIRVQFRHVPGNLYKRNFGTDLDKATNELVLRLQPDEAIYLKINNKVPGLGMRLDRSDLNLLYRSRYPTEIPDAYERLVLDAIEGERRLFIRSDELDAAWALFTPLLKELEEKKIVPELYPYGSRGPVGAHYLAAKYNVRWGDLSGEDS from the exons ATGGCTACTGCACATTTGAGTCCTTGCTCTTCTTCATCGAAGCATTACAAGACGCAACTCTTTAGCGACTTCATTGTTGTCCCAAGAAAATCTTGTTTCTCCACTTGGGTATCTCAAGTTCAGTCAAGAATCCATGCTAGAAAGCATTTTCAGCTCAAATCCTCTAATGGGCATCCTCTTAATGCTGTTTCTTTGCAAGATA gtTTAGCTGGAAAACCTCTGGCCAACGATCATTCCGAGCCTCAAGAGATAGAGGCCTCCGTTACTGCATCATCTGAAAAAGTGGGTTCTACACTCAGCATAACAGTTGTTGGAGCCTCAGGAGACCTTGCAAAGAAGAAGATTTTTCCTGCACTTTTCGCCCTATACTATGAAGACTGTCTACCTGAG GATTTTACAGTTTTTGGTTATGCTCGGACTAAATTGACTGATGAGGAGCTGAGGAACATGATTAGCAAAACTTTAACTTGTAGAATTGATAAGAA GGAAAATTGTGAAGACAAAATGGATCAGTTCTTGAAGAGATGCTTTTACCATTCCGGTCTGTACAGCTCTGAGGAGCATTTTGCAGAATTAGACAGCAgattgaaagagaaagag GCTGGAAAGCTATCGAACAGGTTGTTTTACTTATCAATACCTCCAAACATTTTTGTGGATGTGGCGAAATGCGCTAGCCTTAGAGCTTCATCAGCAACTGGTTGGACAAGAGTCATTGTTGAAAAACCATTTGGTCGGGACTCTGAGTCTTCTGGCGAGTTAACTAGAAGTTTGAAGCAGTATCTAAGAGAGGATCAAATATTCAG GATTGACCATTACTTGGGTAAGGAGTTGGTTGAGAATCTATCAGTGCTTCGATTCTCCAATCTTGTTTTCGAGCCTCTATGGTCCAGGAATTACATCCGCAATgtacaatttatattttctgaaGATTTTGGTACAGAGGGACGAGGGGG TTATTTTGATAACTATGGAATCATACGAGATATAATGCAAAATCATCTCTTGCAAATACTGGCATTATTTGCAATGGAGACTCCCGTCAGCTTAGATGCGGAAGACATTAGAAATGAAAAG GTGAAGGTTCTTAGATCAATGCAACCGCTTCTGCTTGAAAATGTAATTGTTGGCCAATACAAGGGCCACAACAAGGGTAGTAAATCATATCCTGCATATACTGATGACCCAACTGTGCCAAAGGGTAGTCTCACGCCAACATTTGCCGCGGCTGCTCTTTTTATCAACAATGCAAGATGGGATGGGGTTCCTTTCCTGATGAAAGCAGGCAAAGCGCTCCATACCAAACG TGCAGAGATCAGAGTTCAGTTCAGACATGTCCCTGGAAACCTGTACAAGCGGAATTTTGGAACTGACTTAGACAAGGCTACAAATGAGCTTGTGCTCCGACTCCAGCCTGATGAGGCTATATACCTGAAGATCAACAACAAAGTTCCTGGTCTTGGAATGAGATTGGATCGCAGTGACCTTAATTTGCTTTATCGATCAAG GTATCCAACAGAAATACCAGATGCATATGAGAGGCTGGTCTTAGATGCAATAGAAGGTGAACGGAGGTTGTTTATTCGGAGTGATGAGCTTGATGCTGCCTGGGCGTTGTTTACACCATTACTGAAGGAacttgaagagaagaagatTGTTCCAGAGCTCTATCCTTATGGTAGCCGAGGACCAGTTGGAGCACATTATCTTGCTGCCAAGTACAATGTCCGATGGGGAGATCTTAGTGGAGAGGATTCATGA